The DNA region TGCGGTGTTGGTTACACTGCTCCGGCACGCCTCCTTAGCTCAGCTGGCCAGAGCAACGCACTTGTAATGCGTAGGTCGTCGGTTCGAATCCGACAGGGGGCTCAGGGAAACCCCGGCTCGGACGCTGTCCGAGCCGGGGTTTTGTCGTTCGGAGATGCCGCGACGGCGACGGCGGGAGCGGGTCATGCGCCGCAGTGGGCGTGCTCGGCGCGTGCGCTCGTGGAAGTACGTGGTGAGGGCGTCCCGGAGTTCCCGTCGGGCGGAGGGGGCGCCGTCGGCGAGGAGGCGGACCCATGGCGGTGGGGTGCGGCGCCGGAACTGCGTGGCGAGTTCGTCGCGGAGCCGGGCGGCCGGGGTGGTGTGGATGAGGTCGAGCGAGGTGTTGAAGCTGTCGGCGCCCGACGGGGTGAGGAAGTCGGGGAAGTCCCCTCGGCGCGGGACGAGGGTGGTCACGTACCGGATCAGGGCCCTGAGATCACGTCCGGCGAGCCGGGTGCGGACGTGGTGGAGCCAGGGGCCGTACTCGGCCGGCGCTGTCAGCGGAACGATCCGAAGCGCTCCGCGACAATCGGCAGCCGGTCCGCCGCCAGGGCGTGTGCGGCGGCTCGGGGGGTGCTGCCCTCGGTCTCGGCGCGGGCCAGTATCCGGTCGACGAGGACGCGCATCGACCGGCGGGTGTACGCGAACGCCTCGTCGGCGTCGGCACCGATGTCGCCGAACAGGGTCCACCACCACCAGGCGTTCGTGCCGGAGTTGACGACGACGTCCGGCAGCACGGTGATGCCGCGGGCGGCCAGCAGCGCCTCCGCTTCGGGCACCACCGGCATGTTGGCGGCCTCGACGATCCAACGGGCGGTGATGCCCGCCTGGTTGGCGGCGTCCACGGCGTACGAGACGGCGGCCGGCACCAGTACCTCGGCGTCGGCGGTCAGCCAGGCGTCGGCCGGCAGTTCGCGGTCCTCGGCGCGGAGTGCGGCGCGGTCCACCGCGCCGTGGCCGTCGCGGGCGGCGAGCAGTGCCTCGACGTCCAGGCCGGCGGGGTTGGCGACGGTGCCCTTGAAGTCGGCGACTGCGACGACGCGCAGTCCGGCGCGGGCCAGGAAGCGGGCGGTGGCGCCGCCCATGGTGCCGAAGCCCTGCACCGCGACCCGGGTGCCCCGGTGGGCGACGCCGGCCCGGTCCAGTGCGGTGAGCACCGATT from Streptomyces sp. NBC_01591 includes:
- a CDS encoding Glu/Leu/Phe/Val dehydrogenase dimerization domain-containing protein; this encodes MTTSPATTSLTTSQPAPVTPTAPLISLTWTDQETGHQGHLVIDRLVRGVSSGGLRMRSGCTLEEVAGLARGMTMKEVLHYNPQGRYIPLGGAKGGIDCDPRDPAAYGVLVRYLRAVRPYIEQFWTTGEDLGLTQDLVDRAAAEAGLVSSIQAVYPLLDDEGAARRRLADAFAIDVDGIGLDELVGGCGVAESVLTALDRAGVAHRGTRVAVQGFGTMGGATARFLARAGLRVVAVADFKGTVANPAGLDVEALLAARDGHGAVDRAALRAEDRELPADAWLTADAEVLVPAAVSYAVDAANQAGITARWIVEAANMPVVPEAEALLAARGITVLPDVVVNSGTNAWWWWTLFGDIGADADEAFAYTRRSMRVLVDRILARAETEGSTPRAAAHALAADRLPIVAERFGSFR